The following are from one region of the Achromobacter xylosoxidans genome:
- a CDS encoding M48 family metallopeptidase, with product MSTLKYLTGYPESLLAQAQKLLDQDKLGPALLARYPAGPHDVRTDRALYQYVTDLKNTYMRNGDQINKVAFDSKIHVIQHALGQHTYISRVQGGKLKAKHEIRVATLFKTVPAEFLKMITVHELAHLKEKDHNKAFYNLCLRMEPQYHQYEFDLRLYLTHLEATRETLWKAAA from the coding sequence ATGTCCACCCTGAAATACCTGACCGGATACCCGGAATCCCTGCTCGCCCAGGCCCAAAAGCTGCTCGACCAAGACAAGCTGGGTCCGGCGCTGCTGGCGCGCTATCCCGCCGGCCCTCATGACGTGCGCACCGACCGGGCGCTCTATCAGTACGTGACGGACCTGAAGAACACTTATATGCGCAACGGCGACCAGATCAACAAGGTCGCCTTCGACAGCAAGATCCATGTGATCCAGCATGCGCTCGGCCAGCACACCTACATCTCGCGCGTGCAGGGCGGCAAGCTCAAGGCCAAGCATGAAATCCGGGTGGCGACGCTGTTCAAGACCGTGCCGGCAGAGTTCCTGAAGATGATCACGGTGCATGAGCTGGCGCACCTGAAGGAAAAGGACCACAACAAGGCCTTCTACAACCTGTGCCTGCGCATGGAACCGCAGTACCACCAGTACGAGTTCGACTTGCGGCTGTATCTGACGCACCTGGAGGCGACACGCGAAACCTTGTGGAAGGCGGCGGCCTGA